A genomic segment from Psychrobacter arcticus 273-4 encodes:
- the accC gene encoding acetyl-CoA carboxylase biotin carboxylase subunit, with protein sequence MIKKLLIANRGEIALRIVRACKALGIETVGVYSTADANLMHLRFVDEAICIGKPNANQSYLNINTILTAAEITGADAIHPGYGFLAENAEFAERVEEAGLTFVGPTADHIRLMGNKVSAINAMKKAGVPTVPGSVGAVTLHNAEEQARNIGFPLLIKAASGGGGRGMRVVERFEEIIGQVQAAKQEAELWFGDDTVYMERYLQNPRHVEIQVLGDGNGNAIHLYDRDCSLQRRHQKVLEEAPAPDIPDDVRQPILDACVKACKLVNYRGAGTFEFLFENNEYFFIEMNTRVQVEHTITEMITGIDVVVEQLKIAAGYGLSYRQSEIEIQGHAIECRINAEDPVTFMPSPGTVTQLYSPSGAGVRFDSHLYPGYEIPSYYDSLIGKLICHGQTRQQAISKTLQALDELVIEGIKTNIPMHRDVILSDDNFVHEAQNIHYLERELLTANKEKANL encoded by the coding sequence ATGATAAAAAAACTGCTCATCGCCAATAGAGGTGAGATTGCCCTACGTATCGTTCGCGCCTGTAAAGCCCTTGGTATTGAAACCGTCGGTGTTTACTCTACGGCTGATGCCAATTTGATGCACTTACGCTTTGTTGATGAAGCCATCTGTATTGGAAAGCCCAATGCCAATCAAAGCTACCTGAATATCAATACTATTTTGACCGCTGCTGAAATCACTGGCGCTGATGCTATTCACCCCGGTTATGGTTTTTTGGCTGAAAATGCTGAATTTGCTGAACGTGTTGAAGAAGCTGGGTTAACCTTTGTAGGTCCTACTGCAGATCATATTCGTCTGATGGGCAATAAGGTTTCCGCTATCAATGCCATGAAAAAAGCGGGTGTACCGACAGTACCAGGTTCAGTAGGTGCTGTGACACTACACAATGCTGAAGAGCAAGCACGCAATATTGGCTTTCCTTTGTTGATTAAAGCGGCATCGGGTGGCGGTGGTCGTGGTATGCGTGTGGTTGAGCGTTTTGAAGAAATTATCGGTCAAGTACAAGCGGCTAAGCAAGAAGCGGAGCTATGGTTTGGTGATGACACGGTTTATATGGAACGTTATCTACAAAACCCACGCCATGTAGAAATACAGGTGCTCGGCGACGGTAATGGCAATGCCATTCATCTATATGACAGAGATTGCTCATTACAGCGCCGTCATCAAAAAGTTTTAGAAGAAGCACCTGCCCCTGATATTCCTGACGATGTCCGTCAACCTATCTTAGATGCTTGCGTAAAAGCATGTAAGCTGGTCAACTACCGCGGTGCCGGTACTTTTGAGTTTTTATTTGAAAATAATGAATATTTCTTTATTGAGATGAACACTCGTGTGCAAGTTGAGCATACCATTACTGAGATGATTACAGGCATTGATGTGGTCGTTGAGCAATTAAAAATCGCAGCTGGCTACGGTTTATCTTATCGTCAAAGTGAGATTGAAATTCAAGGTCATGCGATTGAATGTCGTATCAATGCTGAAGATCCAGTGACGTTTATGCCTTCACCTGGTACGGTCACTCAGCTGTATTCACCTAGTGGGGCTGGTGTTCGCTTTGATTCGCATCTTTATCCTGGCTATGAGATTCCAAGTTACTATGATTCTTTGATTGGTAAGCTTATCTGTCATGGTCAAACGCGTCAGCAAGCGATCTCTAAGACGCTACAGGCACTTGATGAATTGGTTATCGAAGGTATCAAAACTAACATCCCTATGCATCGTGATGTGATTTTATCAGATGATAATTTTGTCCATGAAGCACAAAATATTCATTATCTCGAAAGAGAGCTGTTAACTGCTAATAAAGAAAAAGCTAACTTGTGA
- a CDS encoding MATE family efflux transporter — MVFPLSFVDFKSYSLRLGVLALPILITQFCQAALGVVDAIMAGQVSALDLAAVAVGSGIWLPLFLLATGILIATTPLIGEAIGQKQLDKVPHITQQSLWTAAVIGILGFIIVNLAPNVLALMGVPENIQPIATQYLHGVSFGFPAIAVYAVLRSYCEALGRPEPVTVISIIGLLADIPLNYIFIHGLFGMPEMGGAGCGVATAIVLWINVLLLAAYTSFTKRHQFASTRFFYAFASPNRAQIKKLLKLGIPIGVSIFFEASLFSLGALVISPLGELATASHQVALSVTSQLFMIPISVAMALTIMVSNHFGEKNLMALRQVQATGLIWTVLIAMACMIGVWLFRPQLAAAFTDNPVVRAQAMHLLIFALAYQLFDGWQVNVAGILRGMQDTTIPMWVTLFCYWIVALPLGIYLVRFTDIGAQGFWMALITGLFLSSILLTIRLCYQQKRLLAMWS, encoded by the coding sequence ATGGTTTTCCCCTTGTCTTTTGTAGATTTCAAAAGCTACAGCTTACGCTTAGGCGTACTTGCCCTTCCCATCTTAATCACCCAGTTTTGTCAAGCGGCGCTTGGTGTTGTCGATGCCATTATGGCAGGTCAAGTTTCGGCGCTTGACTTGGCTGCCGTCGCCGTCGGTTCAGGTATTTGGCTGCCTTTATTTTTATTAGCAACAGGCATTTTGATTGCGACCACGCCTCTGATCGGTGAAGCCATCGGTCAGAAACAACTTGATAAAGTACCGCATATCACCCAGCAGTCGTTATGGACGGCTGCTGTCATTGGTATCCTTGGTTTTATTATTGTAAATTTAGCACCCAATGTACTCGCCCTCATGGGGGTCCCTGAAAATATCCAACCGATAGCAACCCAGTATTTGCATGGCGTATCATTTGGTTTCCCTGCGATTGCTGTTTATGCGGTGCTGCGTAGTTACTGTGAAGCGCTTGGTCGACCTGAGCCGGTGACCGTTATTAGTATTATAGGGCTGCTTGCAGATATCCCACTCAACTATATATTTATCCACGGCTTGTTTGGCATGCCTGAGATGGGCGGCGCAGGGTGCGGGGTGGCAACTGCCATCGTTTTGTGGATTAACGTCTTATTATTAGCCGCTTATACCAGCTTTACTAAGCGTCATCAATTTGCCAGTACGCGCTTTTTTTATGCCTTTGCCAGTCCAAATCGGGCACAAATAAAAAAACTATTAAAGCTTGGTATTCCGATCGGCGTTTCTATCTTTTTTGAAGCCAGCTTATTTAGTTTAGGCGCACTGGTCATCAGTCCATTAGGTGAGCTGGCAACCGCATCGCATCAAGTCGCCCTGTCGGTGACCTCACAGCTGTTTATGATCCCCATCTCAGTCGCTATGGCACTGACCATTATGGTGTCCAACCACTTTGGTGAAAAAAACCTGATGGCACTACGTCAAGTACAAGCAACGGGTCTCATATGGACTGTGCTCATTGCCATGGCTTGTATGATTGGGGTTTGGTTATTTAGACCACAATTGGCAGCGGCATTCACTGACAACCCTGTGGTACGAGCGCAAGCCATGCATCTGCTCATCTTTGCACTTGCTTATCAGCTTTTTGATGGCTGGCAAGTCAATGTCGCTGGCATATTACGTGGCATGCAAGACACGACGATACCAATGTGGGTTACCCTATTTTGCTACTGGATAGTGGCACTACCGCTTGGTATTTATTTAGTACGCTTCACCGATATTGGGGCGCAAGGTTTTTGGATGGCTTTAATCACCGGATTATTCTTATCTTCAATTCTACTTACCATACGTTTGTGCTACCAACAAAAACGTTTATTGGCTATGTGGAGCTAA
- the accB gene encoding acetyl-CoA carboxylase biotin carboxyl carrier protein has protein sequence MDIEKIRTLIALMEESELVNLEISSDDEHISLTRHYDAPAPTMMAAPTAGAAPIATEAKPAMKPGSVETSPMVGVYYSAPSPNDPPFIKVGQKVQAGDTLGIIEAMKIMNPLEATQSGVIDEILVTNSEVVQFGQPIVRYKA, from the coding sequence ATGGATATTGAAAAAATACGCACCCTCATTGCACTCATGGAAGAAAGCGAACTGGTTAATTTGGAAATCAGCTCAGATGACGAGCATATCAGTTTGACTCGTCACTATGATGCACCGGCGCCAACGATGATGGCGGCACCTACTGCTGGCGCTGCACCTATTGCTACTGAAGCGAAGCCTGCCATGAAACCGGGCAGTGTTGAGACGTCGCCTATGGTTGGCGTTTATTACTCAGCCCCTAGTCCTAATGACCCACCATTTATAAAGGTTGGACAAAAAGTACAGGCTGGTGATACGCTTGGTATCATCGAGGCAATGAAAATCATGAACCCCCTTGAAGCGACTCAAAGCGGTGTCATTGACGAGATATTGGTCACTAATTCTGAAGTTGTACAGTTTGGTCAGCCTATCGTACGCTACAAAGCGTAA